In Paenibacillus hexagrammi, the following are encoded in one genomic region:
- a CDS encoding DUF2812 domain-containing protein: MKQFKFFTNFDKEESWLNDMASQGYRFTKKTLFGYEFEPGKRENTVIKMDYRIFKHQEDFEDYCALFEDSGWEHRSGTKSSGYQYFYKADEHGSEEIFSDVHSKAGRYKRLSEMWATLACVFIPILAELISTGSIDPGVLVNPKSLYYTPGLWQLNGMTFWRAFLFETPFALGRGFIWLFLVCMIVMYLYFAMKAGKQYRKSKQE, from the coding sequence TTGAAACAATTCAAGTTCTTTACTAACTTCGATAAGGAAGAAAGCTGGCTGAATGATATGGCAAGCCAAGGATATCGATTTACAAAGAAAACATTGTTCGGTTATGAATTTGAACCTGGAAAACGAGAGAATACCGTGATTAAAATGGATTACCGCATCTTTAAACATCAGGAGGATTTTGAAGATTACTGTGCTTTATTCGAGGACAGCGGCTGGGAACATAGGAGTGGAACGAAGAGCTCGGGATATCAATATTTTTATAAAGCAGACGAACATGGAAGCGAAGAGATATTCTCAGATGTCCATTCCAAGGCCGGTCGGTATAAGCGGTTGTCGGAGATGTGGGCGACATTGGCTTGTGTGTTCATCCCTATATTGGCGGAACTCATTTCCACAGGCTCGATAGACCCGGGGGTACTGGTTAATCCGAAATCGCTGTATTATACCCCAGGACTATGGCAACTAAATGGAATGACTTTCTGGAGGGCCTTTCTCTTCGAAACACCATTCGCTTTGGGTAGAGGATTCATCTGGCTTTTCCTAGTATGCATGATAGTGATGTACCTTTACTTCGCAATGAAGGCAGGTAAACAATATAGAAAATCAAAACAGGAGTAA
- a CDS encoding nucleotide sugar dehydrogenase has translation MTSSQDLSEAGPKVRTAAVIGLGYVGLPLALHLLSKGFRIVGYDVDSRKIATLQAGKSYIAEIEDASIQEALSTQRLVVTDRYQDMEQVDAFIVCVPTPLSDKGTPELSYLTQAAADISQLVPQGKLVVLESSTYPGTTREVVAPILESTGLTIGQDVYLAYSPERIDPGNKDYPCHKIPKVVSGMTPSCLKRVEELYDGVFPHIHSVSSVESAEMAKIMENAYRLINISFVNELAIMCDEMNLNIWEVIEAAKTKPFGFSGFYPGPGIGGHCIPVDPIYLEWKLQQLGLSSGFIQLSQSVNHRMPHYIAGQVQKHLSTRSLQETKILVYGVAYKKDIADPRESSALELLQVLHDLGANVVYHDPYIPSVKVGHTVWNSVELTPELLDETDAVILATDHSCTPLTLILEHAELVYDTRNVTHGSEGMGKARVVRLGGGGTV, from the coding sequence GTGACGAGCAGTCAGGACTTGAGTGAAGCGGGTCCGAAGGTGCGAACTGCGGCCGTAATCGGGCTTGGGTATGTTGGACTTCCGCTGGCTCTACATCTGTTGAGTAAGGGCTTTCGAATTGTGGGCTATGATGTGGACAGCCGGAAAATTGCTACGCTGCAAGCAGGCAAGAGCTATATTGCCGAAATTGAGGATGCGTCCATTCAGGAGGCGCTATCGACGCAAAGGCTGGTAGTGACGGATCGATATCAAGATATGGAGCAGGTAGATGCCTTCATTGTGTGCGTGCCTACCCCGCTAAGTGATAAGGGCACGCCGGAATTAAGTTATTTGACGCAGGCTGCTGCCGATATTAGCCAACTGGTTCCCCAAGGGAAGCTAGTTGTTCTGGAGAGTTCAACCTATCCGGGTACAACGAGGGAGGTTGTCGCTCCGATTTTGGAGAGCACTGGCTTAACGATCGGTCAAGATGTGTATTTGGCGTACTCTCCAGAGAGGATTGACCCCGGCAACAAGGATTACCCTTGTCACAAGATTCCGAAGGTTGTGAGCGGGATGACGCCGTCCTGCTTAAAGCGGGTTGAGGAGCTTTACGACGGTGTGTTTCCACACATTCATTCTGTCTCTTCGGTGGAATCCGCCGAGATGGCGAAGATCATGGAGAACGCGTATCGGTTGATTAACATCTCCTTCGTGAATGAACTGGCCATCATGTGCGATGAGATGAACTTGAATATTTGGGAGGTCATTGAGGCTGCTAAGACCAAGCCCTTTGGGTTCTCCGGATTTTACCCGGGACCTGGGATCGGGGGGCACTGTATTCCGGTAGACCCTATTTATTTGGAATGGAAGCTTCAGCAGCTTGGATTGAGCTCGGGCTTCATTCAGCTGTCGCAGTCGGTCAATCACCGGATGCCGCACTATATAGCCGGCCAGGTTCAGAAGCATCTATCTACAAGGTCCCTTCAGGAGACCAAGATACTGGTCTATGGAGTGGCTTATAAAAAAGATATCGCCGACCCGCGGGAGTCATCAGCGCTGGAACTTTTGCAAGTTCTCCACGACTTGGGAGCTAACGTCGTCTATCACGATCCATATATCCCGAGTGTAAAGGTGGGACATACAGTATGGAACAGTGTGGAGCTAACCCCAGAGCTCTTGGATGAAACCGATGCTGTGATTCTGGCGACAGACCACTCCTGCACACCTCTTACGCTGATTCTCGAACATGCAGAACTTGTATATGATACGAGAAACGTCACACATGGCTCCGAGGGGATGGGAAAGGCAAGAGTTGTCCGCTTAGGAGGCGGGGGTACTGTTTAA